Proteins from one Rosa chinensis cultivar Old Blush chromosome 7, RchiOBHm-V2, whole genome shotgun sequence genomic window:
- the LOC121050735 gene encoding ethylene-responsive transcription factor ERF055-like codes for MAAVRAQNDGVRGRRKSSSRGHHRFVGVRQRPSGRWVAEIKDSLQKVRLWLGTFDTAEDAARAYDDAARTLRGANARTNFELPQSNGAGGGDSGMENVEPFSFEDVCGNGAEEDGLLGALKAKLLDGKGFSRVQEKIDSSPLVVPRGGGFGFANPPNQDGSYIARSSKEKKFSHTRCIQPPSHKNDHVTGHDVVFHISDQTEVAVSGHVASNSGMVWTNEPPAYEVTWSNTLPMPTWPVPTDQSIVSMSYTDQCSMELPTTSRDHGKVTAVGVTQQLSQIEGAMGGGAWSADQQYMHCDNNWAAAANGTWESQGLYYQPSVSGVI; via the coding sequence ATGGCAGCTGTACGAGCTCAAAACGATGGCGTCCGCGGCCGGAGGAAGTCATCGTCGAGAGGGCACCATAGATTTGTGGGAGTGAGGCAGAGGCCGTCGGGAAGATGGGTGGCCGAGATCAAAGACTCGTTGCAAAAGGTCAGGCTTTGGCTTGGCACTTTCGATACTGCTGAGGATGCTGCTAGGGCTTATGATGACGCTGCGCGGACTTTGCGCGGCGCAAATGCCCGCACCAATTTCGAACTGCCTCAATCGAATGGTGCGGGCGGGGGAGATTCGGGGATGGAAAATGTGGAACCGTTTTCGTTTGAGGATGTTTGTGGCAATGGAGCTGAAGAAGACGGCTTGCTTGGTGCGCTCAAGGCCAAGTTGCTTGATGGCAAGGGATTTAGTCGGGTGCAAGAGAAGATTGATTCGTCTCCTCTAGTTGTGCCACGTGGCGGTGGTTTTGGATTTGCAAACCCTCCGAATCAGGACGGTTCATATATAGCAAGGTcctcaaaggaaaaaaaatttagtcacaCTCGGTGTATACAACCTCCCTCTCACAAAAATGATCACGTGACAGGCCACGACGTGGTATTCCATATCAGTGACCAGACAGAGGTGGCCGTGTCCGGTCACGTTGCATCGAACTCGGGCATGGTGTGGACCAATGAACCTCCAGCATATGAAGTGACTTGGTCCAACACACTTCCTATGCCTACATGGCCGGTACCAACTGATCAGTCAATTGTGAGTATGTCATATACAGATCAGTGTTCGATGGAGTTGCCAACAACAAGTAGAGATCATGGTAAAGTGACCGCCGTAGGCGTGACGCAGCAGCTGTCACAGATCGAAGGAGCAATGGGAGGTGGTGCTTGGTCTGCAGATCAGCAATATATGCACTGTGACAACAATTGGGCAGCTGCTGCTAACGGCACTTGGGAATCCCAAGGCCTCTACTATCAGCCCTCTGTTTCTGGGGTGATTTGA